From the Candidatus Binatus sp. genome, one window contains:
- a CDS encoding lipopolysaccharide assembly protein LapB has translation MNLVRFSHRMTVALIVLSAVALSGGIAAAQSLADLNGQLAGLSGEMSAAESNEATADQVIGKLDAAEATFAKLASAGKVDKGALIPMYRQLDSMLDKMYTTYRKKKDDCIAQMDSGSQCDYDKPEQYALRALYPLSWLRFQAATTLFDDNAEQSKKLLNQAIDGFTESTLAMPDPNLVRENTLGRAYCERELGKFNKADYDRAIADFKQIMEGGTGTQQYKAAQEGLSTTYMKMGKADEALKYQPAGGGSKGGGQMLHLQTLFAAEKANSDPAKKAEIHKQIIDAMKSQENDKEGWAIDVAAASKYPNNVVEEFGNSSDPFEKWLLANVLLSRKDENAAAKYYAEAAASGKYPKGYKFAADIYLKQKRYDQVEALLSKIAGGGGADAQWAQYTKFALARHRWEEGGSKDKALEDQWTKSGQDYLAKNAQGEHSAEIRLALAEQMQRTGNFLEAAKLYGEVKGNPEFTFTAKFKSAECYYKALLAAGTEKDAKAPKDSKAPKVDTAALKKLAVQNLNEAIKMAPEAERSSPGAAKKSIHEIRGQAIFMLAALLEEDPAKVDYPQVASLLDNYEAQYPKMSEKFHDIAEWRITALDHLGKYDEVNRDVSALVERNKGNSAQSDFIKGLGIDFWKAAQEAKSNNDQKAFLANAKLTVTAYSYFADMAAAGKIPVKNLTGTLSIYAQALQATGQNDKADTIFQQVVKADPASPDANAGLARIAQAKKNWKDAITSWTAVENTAAESDNLWYEAKYNIALVYVEQKNVPGACSKLAQTRAEHPTLGSKEMQKRWDTLQKQICLDHKK, from the coding sequence ATGAATCTTGTGCGCTTTTCGCATCGCATGACGGTGGCGTTGATCGTGCTCTCCGCCGTCGCTCTTTCCGGCGGTATCGCCGCCGCTCAGAGTCTGGCCGATTTGAACGGTCAACTCGCCGGCCTGTCAGGCGAGATGAGCGCGGCTGAATCCAACGAAGCGACCGCCGACCAGGTAATCGGCAAGCTCGACGCGGCGGAGGCGACCTTCGCCAAGCTAGCCTCGGCCGGCAAGGTCGATAAGGGCGCGTTGATCCCGATGTACCGCCAGCTCGATTCGATGCTGGACAAGATGTACACGACGTATCGCAAAAAGAAGGACGACTGTATTGCCCAGATGGACAGCGGCAGCCAGTGCGACTACGACAAGCCTGAGCAGTACGCGCTGCGCGCGCTGTATCCGCTGTCATGGCTGCGGTTTCAGGCCGCGACCACGCTGTTCGACGACAACGCGGAACAATCGAAGAAGCTGCTGAACCAGGCGATCGACGGGTTTACCGAAAGCACGCTCGCGATGCCCGATCCGAACCTGGTGCGCGAGAACACGCTCGGCCGCGCCTATTGCGAACGCGAACTCGGCAAGTTCAACAAGGCTGACTATGACCGCGCGATCGCCGACTTCAAGCAGATCATGGAAGGCGGCACCGGGACGCAGCAATACAAGGCGGCGCAGGAAGGACTCTCGACCACCTACATGAAGATGGGCAAGGCGGACGAGGCGCTCAAATACCAACCCGCCGGTGGTGGCAGCAAGGGCGGCGGCCAGATGCTGCATCTGCAGACCCTGTTCGCGGCAGAGAAGGCGAATAGCGACCCGGCGAAAAAGGCGGAGATTCACAAGCAGATCATCGACGCGATGAAGAGCCAGGAGAACGACAAGGAAGGCTGGGCAATCGACGTCGCGGCGGCCTCGAAGTATCCGAACAACGTGGTTGAGGAATTCGGCAATTCGAGCGATCCGTTCGAGAAGTGGCTGCTCGCCAACGTGTTGCTCTCGCGCAAGGACGAGAACGCGGCGGCGAAGTATTACGCGGAAGCGGCGGCGTCGGGGAAATATCCCAAGGGCTACAAATTTGCCGCTGACATCTATCTGAAACAGAAGCGCTACGATCAGGTCGAAGCCTTGCTGAGCAAGATTGCGGGCGGCGGCGGCGCCGACGCGCAATGGGCGCAGTACACGAAGTTCGCGCTTGCGCGTCATCGCTGGGAAGAGGGCGGGTCGAAGGACAAGGCGCTCGAGGATCAATGGACCAAATCGGGACAGGATTACCTGGCGAAGAATGCGCAGGGTGAGCATTCCGCCGAGATTCGATTGGCGTTGGCCGAGCAAATGCAGCGCACTGGCAATTTCCTGGAGGCGGCGAAGCTCTATGGCGAAGTGAAGGGCAATCCTGAGTTCACTTTCACCGCGAAGTTCAAGAGCGCCGAGTGCTACTATAAGGCGCTGCTGGCGGCGGGCACCGAGAAGGACGCGAAAGCCCCGAAGGACAGCAAGGCACCTAAGGTCGATACGGCTGCTTTGAAGAAGTTGGCGGTCCAAAATCTGAACGAAGCAATCAAGATGGCGCCGGAAGCAGAGCGGAGTTCGCCGGGTGCCGCGAAGAAATCGATTCATGAAATTCGCGGACAGGCGATCTTCATGCTGGCGGCGTTGCTGGAAGAGGATCCCGCCAAAGTCGACTACCCGCAAGTCGCGTCGCTGCTGGACAATTACGAAGCGCAGTACCCGAAGATGAGCGAGAAGTTTCACGACATCGCCGAATGGCGGATCACGGCGCTCGATCATCTGGGCAAGTATGACGAGGTCAATCGCGATGTCTCAGCGCTGGTCGAGCGCAACAAGGGCAACAGCGCGCAGAGCGATTTTATCAAGGGGCTCGGCATCGATTTCTGGAAGGCGGCGCAGGAAGCCAAATCGAACAACGATCAGAAGGCTTTCCTGGCCAACGCGAAGTTGACCGTGACGGCGTATTCGTACTTCGCGGACATGGCCGCGGCCGGCAAAATCCCGGTGAAAAACCTGACCGGTACGTTGTCGATCTACGCGCAGGCGTTGCAGGCAACCGGTCAGAATGACAAGGCCGACACGATCTTCCAGCAGGTCGTCAAGGCTGACCCGGCGTCGCCCGATGCGAATGCGGGGCTCGCGCGTATCGCACAGGCGAAGAAGAACTGGAAGGACGCGATCACAAGCTGGACCGCGGTCGAGAATACCGCCGCCGAGTCGGACAACCTGTGGTACGAGGCGAAGTACAATATCGCGCTGGTGTACGTCGAGCAGAAAAATGTCCCGGGCGCTTGCAGCAAGCTCGCGCAGACCCGCGCCGAGCACCCGACGCTGGGCTCCAAAGAAATGCAGAAGCGGTGGGACACTCTGCAGAAACAGATCTGCCTCGATCACAAGAAGTAG
- a CDS encoding zinc ribbon domain-containing protein, translated as MPIYEYRCVECDRSFEAFVRGGGDEASCPECHGSHLTREMSTFAARGSNGDGASAAMSAIAGNGASAGRMTGGGCCGGGCGCH; from the coding sequence ATGCCAATCTACGAGTATCGATGCGTCGAGTGCGATCGTTCCTTCGAGGCGTTCGTGCGCGGCGGCGGCGACGAGGCGAGCTGTCCCGAATGCCACGGCTCGCACCTGACGCGCGAGATGTCCACGTTTGCGGCGCGCGGCAGCAATGGCGACGGCGCCAGCGCTGCGATGAGCGCGATCGCGGGCAACGGCGCGTCGGCGGGCCGGATGACGGGCGGCGGATGCTGCGGCGGCGGCTGCGGCTGCCACTAA
- the mce gene encoding methylmalonyl-CoA epimerase gives MLKKIHHVGVVVPNLDEGLKFWRDTLGLHFTKSETIEEQGVKAALLKVGESEIELLEPLNPDNGVGKFLARRGGGLHHVCFETDDIDRELEIARGKNIQLIDQKARRGLAGMICFLHPKATRGVLVEYAQPIDE, from the coding sequence ATGCTGAAGAAGATCCATCATGTGGGCGTGGTCGTGCCGAACCTGGATGAAGGTCTCAAGTTCTGGCGCGATACGCTCGGCCTGCATTTCACCAAGAGCGAGACGATCGAGGAGCAAGGTGTCAAAGCAGCCTTGCTGAAGGTCGGCGAAAGCGAGATCGAGCTGCTGGAGCCGCTTAACCCGGATAATGGCGTCGGCAAGTTTCTCGCGCGGCGCGGCGGCGGACTTCATCACGTGTGCTTCGAAACTGACGATATCGATCGCGAACTGGAAATAGCGCGCGGGAAAAATATCCAGCTTATCGATCAGAAGGCGCGGCGCGGACTCGCCGGGATGATCTGTTTTCTGCATCCCAAGGCCACCCGCGGCGTGCTGGTCGAGTACGCGCAGCCGATCGACGAGTGA